One part of the Microbacterium aurugineum genome encodes these proteins:
- a CDS encoding aldehyde dehydrogenase family protein, whose amino-acid sequence MTTVPTHISIDPDISEATKRFLAQPPRLLIDGELVEAHSGRTIDIVDPGTGAIIARSAAADAVDADRAVRAARRAFAPDAPWRSMSALDRGRIILRLARLLEEHADEFVELEVLDGGKLKSAAASVDLPLAINHFEYFGGWPSKIEGNTIPVSVPDSMVRTERVPVGVVAQIVPWNYPLLMGVWKIAPALAAGCTIVMKPAENTPLSLLRLGQLALEAGMPKGVLNILTGYGAEAGEALVDHPDVDKVAFTGSTAVGTRIAQRAAPMVKRVTLELGGKSPNIVFDDSPVDEAAAAAASAIFFNAGQACAAGSRLYVQKRSYDEVVGRLADIASSMNVGHGFDSSAQIGPVISTRQHERVLGFIDGALEQGATVAAGGSAFPEAAIPGGYYIRPTVLTDVNDSFTAVREEIFGPVVVAQPFDDIDEIARRANDSPYGLAAGIWTRDITKANRLAGLLQAGTVYINMYGATDAAAPFGGFKMSGYGRDMGHANLESYLETRTVWTHLGR is encoded by the coding sequence ATGACGACCGTCCCCACGCACATCAGCATCGACCCCGACATCAGCGAGGCGACCAAGCGCTTCTTGGCGCAGCCGCCACGACTGCTCATCGACGGAGAACTCGTCGAGGCGCATTCCGGTCGTACGATCGACATCGTCGACCCGGGCACCGGCGCGATCATCGCCCGTTCGGCCGCGGCGGATGCGGTGGATGCCGACCGCGCGGTCCGCGCCGCTCGCCGCGCGTTCGCTCCCGATGCTCCCTGGCGGAGCATGAGCGCGCTCGACCGCGGGCGGATCATCCTCCGTCTCGCCCGGTTGCTGGAGGAACACGCTGACGAGTTCGTCGAGCTCGAGGTGCTCGACGGCGGAAAGCTCAAAAGCGCCGCTGCATCCGTCGACCTGCCGCTCGCGATCAACCACTTCGAGTACTTCGGCGGATGGCCCTCGAAGATCGAGGGCAACACGATCCCGGTGTCCGTACCGGATTCGATGGTGCGCACCGAGCGCGTCCCGGTCGGGGTGGTCGCGCAGATCGTGCCATGGAACTACCCGTTGCTGATGGGGGTCTGGAAGATCGCGCCCGCGCTCGCCGCAGGATGCACCATCGTCATGAAGCCCGCGGAGAACACGCCGCTGTCTCTTCTCCGGCTCGGCCAGCTCGCCCTCGAAGCAGGCATGCCGAAGGGCGTGCTGAACATCCTCACCGGATACGGCGCCGAGGCCGGCGAGGCGCTCGTGGACCACCCCGATGTCGACAAGGTGGCCTTCACCGGCTCCACCGCGGTCGGCACCCGCATCGCACAGCGTGCGGCGCCGATGGTGAAGCGGGTCACCCTCGAGCTCGGAGGCAAGAGTCCGAACATCGTCTTCGACGACAGCCCCGTCGACGAGGCGGCAGCGGCCGCGGCCAGCGCCATCTTCTTCAATGCCGGGCAGGCCTGTGCCGCGGGTTCCCGCCTCTACGTGCAGAAGCGCTCCTATGACGAGGTGGTGGGACGGCTCGCCGACATCGCCTCCTCGATGAACGTCGGACACGGGTTCGACTCGTCCGCGCAGATCGGGCCGGTCATCTCCACTCGTCAGCACGAACGGGTGCTCGGGTTCATCGACGGCGCTCTGGAGCAGGGTGCGACTGTCGCGGCGGGAGGGTCGGCTTTCCCGGAGGCGGCGATCCCCGGCGGGTACTACATCCGCCCGACGGTGCTGACCGATGTGAACGACTCCTTCACCGCCGTGCGCGAAGAGATCTTCGGTCCCGTCGTCGTGGCACAGCCCTTCGATGACATCGACGAGATCGCGCGTCGTGCGAACGACTCCCCCTACGGTCTAGCGGCGGGTATCTGGACGCGCGACATCACCAAGGCGAACAGGCTCGCCGGTCTCCTTCAGGCGGGCACGGTGTACATCAACATGTACGGCGCCACCGATGCTGCCGCGCCCTTCGGAGGATTCAAGATGTCCGGCTACGGCCGCGACATGGGTCACGCCAATCTCGAGTCCTACCTGGAGACCCGCACCGTCTGGACTCACCTCGGGCGCTGA
- a CDS encoding class II aldolase/adducin family protein has product MTTRVESLIEELSAVGVDIVARGLALASGGNISARIDEDTFVVTGSGTWLDRLTPEDFSVMSLSGRVISGSASPSSEWKLHQRSYAARADVNAVVHVHPQHAVLLDALGHDVRLITLDHAYYVRSVGTTPYYPNGSDELADSAAEQAAHHDCIIMGHHGCSALGDSVSMAFRRALNLEEAATATYRALLLGDTKTAFPAEALAALHHA; this is encoded by the coding sequence ATGACCACGCGTGTGGAATCACTCATCGAAGAACTCTCGGCCGTCGGCGTCGACATCGTCGCTCGGGGGCTCGCCCTCGCCTCGGGGGGCAACATCTCGGCGCGTATCGATGAGGACACGTTCGTGGTCACCGGCTCCGGCACCTGGCTCGACAGGCTCACGCCCGAGGACTTCTCGGTCATGAGCCTGTCGGGTCGTGTGATCAGCGGCTCCGCGAGCCCGTCGAGCGAATGGAAGCTGCACCAGCGCAGCTACGCAGCGCGAGCCGACGTCAACGCCGTCGTGCATGTGCACCCGCAGCACGCCGTGCTCCTGGATGCTCTCGGGCACGATGTGCGCCTCATCACCCTCGACCACGCGTACTACGTGCGCTCGGTGGGAACCACGCCGTACTACCCGAACGGTTCGGATGAGCTCGCCGACTCGGCGGCGGAGCAGGCCGCCCATCATGACTGCATCATCATGGGCCATCACGGGTGCTCCGCTCTCGGCGACTCGGTGAGCATGGCCTTCCGCCGCGCGCTCAACCTCGAGGAGGCAGCCACCGCGACCTACCGAGCCCTCCTCCTCGGCGATACCAAGACCGCCTTCCCCGCCGAGGCGCTCGCCGCCCTGCACCACGCCTGA
- a CDS encoding MFS transporter produces MTTSTSPAEGRFARLLSSQGISRPIAWGFVALTIFMIGDGIEAGFLSPYLDERGFDGSQIALLWSVYGIVVAVAAWLSGALAEAWGPKRVMMLGFGIWVVFEVLFLVFGVMGGNFEIMLLAFGIRGLGYPMFAYGFLVWVTIDTDEHVMGRAVGWYWFFSTLGLGVLSSYFAGAVIPLIGELATLWMALAFVAVGGLMVLVLLRNPVTKKVTVANSVKGVVSSLTIVATNPKVGVGGVVRIINTLSFYAFVVFLTTYMVRDVGFDLAQWQMIWGTMLAANVAANLLSGYLADWIGRVNVVAWAGGIGCFVTVLALFYVPTLIGPNFWVTIAIAIVYGLALGMFVPLSAIVPLLAPKNKAAAVAILNLGAGLSQFIGPVIAGLAAPIGIEGTVWIIAALYLVGFGLTFLLKAPKEADDVVAANPAPSAVTA; encoded by the coding sequence ATGACCACCTCCACCTCGCCCGCTGAAGGACGCTTCGCGCGCCTCCTCAGCTCTCAGGGCATCTCGCGGCCGATCGCCTGGGGCTTCGTCGCGCTGACGATCTTCATGATCGGCGACGGCATCGAGGCGGGCTTCCTCTCGCCGTACCTCGACGAGCGCGGCTTCGACGGCAGTCAGATCGCTCTGCTGTGGTCTGTCTACGGAATCGTCGTGGCGGTGGCGGCCTGGCTCAGCGGTGCTCTCGCCGAAGCATGGGGGCCCAAGCGCGTCATGATGCTCGGTTTCGGCATCTGGGTCGTCTTCGAGGTGCTCTTCCTCGTCTTCGGCGTGATGGGCGGCAACTTCGAGATCATGCTGCTGGCCTTCGGAATCCGCGGCCTCGGCTATCCGATGTTCGCCTACGGGTTCCTGGTCTGGGTCACGATCGACACCGATGAGCACGTGATGGGCCGAGCGGTCGGCTGGTACTGGTTCTTCTCCACGCTCGGGCTCGGCGTACTGAGCTCGTACTTCGCCGGAGCTGTCATCCCGCTCATCGGCGAACTCGCGACGCTGTGGATGGCACTCGCGTTCGTTGCGGTCGGCGGCCTGATGGTGCTCGTGCTGCTGCGCAACCCCGTCACCAAGAAGGTCACCGTCGCGAACAGTGTGAAGGGCGTCGTCAGTTCTCTGACGATCGTCGCCACGAACCCCAAGGTGGGTGTCGGCGGAGTGGTCCGCATCATCAATACGCTCTCGTTCTACGCATTCGTCGTGTTCCTCACGACCTACATGGTCCGCGATGTCGGGTTCGACCTCGCCCAGTGGCAGATGATCTGGGGCACCATGCTCGCCGCGAACGTCGCCGCGAACCTGCTTTCCGGATACCTCGCCGACTGGATCGGCCGCGTCAACGTCGTGGCGTGGGCCGGCGGCATCGGGTGTTTCGTCACGGTGCTCGCGCTGTTCTACGTGCCCACCCTGATCGGACCCAACTTCTGGGTCACGATCGCGATCGCCATCGTCTACGGCCTTGCGCTCGGCATGTTCGTGCCGCTGTCGGCGATCGTTCCGCTGCTCGCACCGAAGAACAAGGCAGCTGCCGTCGCGATCCTGAACCTGGGCGCTGGCCTCAGCCAGTTCATCGGCCCGGTCATCGCCGGCCTCGCCGCTCCGATCGGCATCGAGGGCACGGTGTGGATCATCGCGGCGCTCTACCTGGTCGGCTTCGGTCTGACGTTCCTGCTGAAGGCGCCCAAGGAAGCGGATGACGTCGTCGCGGCGAACCCCGCCCCGAGCGCCGTCACCGCCTGA
- a CDS encoding sugar-binding transcriptional regulator, which produces MLMGRVARMYYELGLTHQEIADALGLSRVRVTRLLAEARESGMVEIIVHVEESLFAAEEQALLNRFGLRQAWIAPSVDDPAKASRAMATVGAEALASVIEKDTTVAMGLSTAVAAVVDAFPARPLGARFVPLTGSSSGLANGANPHELTLELARRTDGSAFHLPAPLVAATPQAAESAYADPGVRDVLARAAKASTLIVGIGSTQDSRGLLYGSLSDEERAELHVAGAIGDIGGRFFDATGAAVRGELDSRVVGLDLDHLRAIPHRLAIASGAAKLDAVRTALASGMVNMLVTDSNTVTALLG; this is translated from the coding sequence ATGCTGATGGGTCGCGTGGCGCGGATGTACTACGAACTGGGGCTCACGCACCAGGAGATCGCCGACGCCCTCGGGCTATCGCGCGTCCGAGTGACGAGGCTGCTCGCCGAAGCCCGCGAGTCGGGCATGGTCGAGATCATCGTCCACGTCGAGGAGTCCCTCTTCGCCGCCGAGGAGCAGGCTCTGCTAAACCGCTTCGGGCTGCGGCAGGCCTGGATCGCCCCGAGTGTGGATGATCCCGCGAAGGCCTCTCGCGCAATGGCGACGGTCGGCGCCGAGGCCCTCGCGAGCGTCATCGAGAAGGACACCACGGTTGCCATGGGACTCTCCACGGCGGTCGCCGCGGTCGTCGATGCCTTCCCCGCCCGCCCGCTCGGAGCGCGCTTCGTGCCACTCACCGGTTCCAGCAGCGGCCTCGCGAACGGCGCCAACCCCCACGAGCTCACTTTGGAGCTGGCACGTCGAACCGACGGCTCCGCCTTCCACCTCCCGGCCCCACTCGTCGCCGCGACACCGCAGGCCGCGGAGAGCGCCTATGCCGACCCCGGAGTGCGTGACGTGCTCGCTCGAGCGGCTAAAGCGAGCACTCTGATCGTGGGCATCGGGAGCACGCAGGACAGCCGCGGCCTGCTCTACGGCTCATTGAGCGATGAAGAGCGCGCCGAACTTCACGTCGCCGGCGCAATCGGCGACATCGGCGGACGCTTCTTCGATGCCACCGGAGCAGCCGTCCGCGGCGAGCTCGACTCGCGCGTCGTCGGACTCGACCTCGATCACCTTCGTGCAATCCCGCACCGACTCGCGATCGCGTCGGGCGCGGCGAAGCTGGATGCCGTCCGGACCGCCCTCGCCAGCGGCATGGTGAACATGCTGGTGACCGACTCGAACACTGTCACGGCGCTCCTGGGCTGA
- a CDS encoding NAD(P)-dependent oxidoreductase — protein MTEQPRPKVLITAPFDAAVAESLAVAFDVTLIDPTMDGGSLAARGVDDALAEADVVIAELDVVDEAALVKAPELKAVVSCRAKPANVDLDACTARGIPVFTTPGRNAGVTADLSFALLLATVRKVSESERWLRAGNWTEADVFEPYEIFRSIGLDGRTLGVLGGGAVGRRMVARARGFGMTVKVYDPFLAPDAFGDEASVVPLDEVLSTSDIVTVHVPLMPETEGLLGERELALLRPDAYLINAGRAAIIDEQALMTVLREGRIAGAGFDVFYQEPLPRDHELFTLSNVTMTPHIAGASDDVIVEHSRIAAAALRGWLNGQRVPGTANEKALAAVG, from the coding sequence ATGACTGAACAGCCCCGCCCGAAGGTGCTCATCACCGCTCCGTTCGACGCCGCCGTCGCCGAATCCCTCGCTGTCGCCTTCGACGTCACGTTGATCGACCCCACGATGGACGGTGGATCGCTCGCCGCCCGCGGCGTCGATGACGCACTCGCCGAGGCGGATGTCGTGATCGCCGAGCTCGATGTCGTCGACGAGGCCGCCCTCGTGAAGGCTCCCGAGCTCAAGGCCGTGGTCTCGTGCCGCGCCAAACCGGCGAACGTCGACCTCGACGCGTGCACCGCCCGCGGCATCCCCGTCTTCACCACCCCCGGGCGCAACGCCGGCGTCACAGCGGATCTGAGTTTCGCGCTGCTGCTCGCCACCGTCCGCAAGGTGAGCGAGTCGGAGCGCTGGTTGCGTGCCGGAAACTGGACCGAGGCCGACGTCTTCGAACCTTACGAGATCTTCCGCTCGATCGGACTCGATGGGCGCACTCTGGGCGTGCTCGGCGGTGGGGCCGTCGGTCGCCGCATGGTCGCCCGCGCTCGCGGCTTCGGCATGACGGTCAAGGTCTACGATCCCTTCCTCGCGCCGGACGCGTTCGGGGACGAAGCCAGTGTGGTGCCTCTGGATGAAGTGCTCTCGACGTCGGACATCGTGACGGTGCACGTGCCGCTGATGCCCGAGACTGAGGGTTTGCTCGGCGAGCGCGAGCTCGCCCTCCTCCGACCTGACGCCTACCTGATCAACGCCGGTCGCGCCGCGATCATCGACGAGCAGGCGCTGATGACCGTCCTCCGTGAGGGTCGCATCGCGGGTGCCGGCTTCGACGTCTTCTACCAGGAGCCGCTCCCGCGCGACCATGAGCTGTTCACCTTGAGCAACGTCACGATGACGCCGCACATCGCGGGTGCCTCGGACGACGTCATCGTCGAGCATTCGCGCATCGCTGCGGCAGCTCTGCGGGGTTGGCTCAACGGCCAGCGCGTGCCCGGTACGGCGAACGAGAAAGCGCTCGCCGCCGTCGGCTGA
- a CDS encoding FGGY family carbohydrate kinase, producing the protein MQSRTRIILGVDAGTTSVKTVAFDLDGRIASVSRSSVHVHRADDGSAEADMAAIWNAATSTIAAVVDEIGDAEIVALGVTGQGDGAWLVEADGRPAAPAALWLDGRAHARLDDWLDDGRAAAVHAATGSPLFAGALPILLDELLSADPALRDRIATQLNCKDWLRFKLTGRRATDPSEASRTYLDTATGAYSDELFVALGHECIRDHLPEVLDPQSIAGTVEPRVAAALGLPEGLPVVVGMVDTAAAGVGLGVLDDGRGYAILGTTGLVGINHASRAEVRSDSSIVLATGRGAQVLESMAPMTGTPNLDWVRATLGLGDEDWVVVEKQAVAVPPGSGGVLYLPYGAPSGERAPFFAPDASASWLGMSVTTTAAQLLRSVYEGLAFSLRESTEALGIEGPLLVCGGGSESDLLCAILADVTARDIVRQDEPEVGARGVAMIAMAAVALADDLRDAAQHLRPSTTTFRPDPLRVALYEEAYTLFITTRDALRPHWPGLRQLREHAGSAASSGSPIH; encoded by the coding sequence GTGCAGAGCCGCACTCGCATCATCCTCGGCGTCGATGCTGGAACGACATCCGTGAAGACCGTCGCGTTCGATCTCGACGGCCGTATAGCGAGCGTCTCGCGTTCGAGCGTTCACGTCCACCGTGCCGACGACGGAAGTGCGGAAGCAGACATGGCCGCGATCTGGAATGCGGCCACCAGCACCATCGCCGCGGTCGTCGATGAGATCGGCGACGCGGAGATCGTCGCGCTCGGCGTCACCGGACAGGGAGACGGCGCCTGGCTCGTCGAGGCTGATGGGCGTCCAGCTGCTCCCGCCGCGCTCTGGCTCGACGGACGCGCCCACGCCCGACTCGACGACTGGCTGGACGACGGTCGCGCGGCGGCCGTGCACGCCGCGACCGGATCTCCCCTCTTCGCCGGAGCGCTGCCGATACTCTTGGACGAACTCCTGTCCGCCGATCCGGCCCTTCGCGACCGGATCGCCACCCAGCTGAACTGCAAAGATTGGCTGCGCTTCAAGCTCACCGGGCGTCGTGCGACTGATCCCAGCGAGGCATCGCGCACCTACCTCGACACCGCTACGGGAGCGTACTCCGACGAGCTCTTCGTCGCCCTGGGGCACGAGTGCATTCGCGACCACCTGCCGGAGGTGCTCGACCCTCAGAGCATCGCCGGCACGGTCGAACCACGCGTCGCCGCTGCGCTTGGATTGCCCGAAGGTCTTCCGGTCGTGGTCGGAATGGTCGACACGGCCGCCGCCGGCGTGGGGCTGGGCGTGCTCGATGACGGCCGTGGCTACGCCATCCTCGGCACGACAGGTCTCGTGGGGATCAATCACGCCTCGCGCGCGGAGGTGCGCAGCGATTCGAGCATCGTGCTCGCCACCGGTCGCGGAGCCCAGGTGCTGGAGTCGATGGCGCCGATGACCGGCACGCCCAATCTCGACTGGGTGCGCGCGACACTCGGCCTCGGCGACGAGGACTGGGTCGTCGTGGAGAAGCAGGCTGTCGCGGTCCCGCCGGGCAGCGGTGGCGTGCTCTACCTCCCATACGGCGCTCCGAGCGGGGAACGCGCTCCATTCTTCGCCCCCGACGCCTCCGCGTCGTGGCTCGGGATGAGCGTGACCACGACGGCTGCGCAGCTGCTTCGCAGTGTGTATGAAGGGCTCGCCTTCAGCCTGCGCGAGTCCACGGAAGCCCTGGGTATCGAAGGACCTCTGCTCGTCTGCGGCGGAGGCTCCGAATCCGATCTGCTCTGCGCCATCCTCGCGGATGTGACCGCTCGCGACATCGTGCGCCAGGACGAGCCCGAGGTCGGAGCGCGTGGGGTCGCCATGATCGCGATGGCCGCGGTCGCCCTCGCCGATGACCTTCGCGATGCGGCGCAGCATCTGCGGCCATCGACCACGACCTTCCGGCCCGATCCCTTGCGAGTGGCGCTCTACGAAGAGGCCTACACGCTGTTCATCACGACTCGAGACGCTCTGCGTCCGCACTGGCCGGGCCTGCGTCAACTGCGCGAACATGCCGGGTCGGCAGCCTCGTCGGGATCCCCGATCCACTGA
- a CDS encoding GNAT family N-acetyltransferase, which yields MKIEVVDPQDDARLLRWNAVLRESYASGRRHVWSRSDDATRLQFQNPHPTRRSVLLLADIDGVAVGAAEAHVHPGDPAEVEIAVRDDHRRRGIGGALLRAVREALRPSATVIRAETYSDDGVSFALSAGLRVGSRESRQIVGLPISEGTLADQDEHPDDIDIHSWSGPCPDELLEGWARLRSRVSDEVPMGTLTRATMRPDVQAVRRNEQRMSEQGYILVRSLARAGEESVAYTEILLSRSDTEIVHQDDTFVEERVRGRGVGRALKVANARLLMGLPESAGSRILQTYPEPTNTPMLTLNRSFGFEEADVLTVLEGPLA from the coding sequence GTGAAGATCGAAGTGGTCGATCCGCAGGACGACGCTCGACTCCTCCGATGGAACGCTGTCCTGCGCGAAAGCTACGCGAGCGGCCGTCGGCACGTGTGGTCCCGCAGCGACGATGCGACGCGACTGCAGTTCCAGAACCCGCATCCGACCCGCCGATCGGTGCTGTTGCTCGCAGACATCGACGGGGTCGCGGTCGGCGCGGCCGAAGCGCACGTGCACCCCGGCGATCCCGCCGAGGTCGAGATCGCTGTCCGCGATGATCACCGGCGGCGCGGGATCGGCGGGGCACTGCTCCGCGCCGTGAGGGAAGCACTGCGACCCTCGGCCACGGTGATCCGCGCCGAGACGTATTCCGATGACGGAGTCTCGTTCGCCTTGTCCGCTGGACTGAGGGTCGGCAGCCGCGAGAGCCGGCAGATCGTCGGCCTTCCGATATCCGAGGGAACACTTGCCGACCAGGACGAACATCCTGACGACATCGACATCCACTCGTGGTCCGGGCCCTGTCCCGATGAGTTGCTCGAAGGGTGGGCGCGACTTCGATCACGCGTGTCGGACGAGGTGCCGATGGGCACTCTCACCCGCGCGACGATGCGCCCTGATGTCCAAGCCGTCCGCCGCAACGAGCAACGTATGTCCGAACAGGGATACATCCTGGTGCGGAGTCTGGCGCGTGCGGGCGAGGAATCCGTCGCGTACACGGAGATCCTGCTCTCCCGCTCTGATACCGAGATCGTGCATCAGGACGACACCTTCGTCGAAGAGCGGGTGCGCGGTCGCGGCGTCGGACGCGCGCTGAAAGTCGCCAACGCCCGTCTGCTCATGGGCCTTCCGGAAAGCGCCGGATCACGGATCCTGCAGACCTACCCCGAGCCGACGAACACACCGATGCTCACGCTCAATCGCTCCTTCGGCTTCGAGGAGGCGGATGTGCTGACCGTGCTCGAGGGCCCGCTCGCCTGA
- a CDS encoding DUF2087 domain-containing protein, which yields MSDVRAMLACLANEEVARLFASLVLANGPEQSLSPARKEKAMKSLVQSGLITTDDSAAGRLNVVEIRAALAALRSATSDGASPWLDENGRIKRFPRRPAERAEFLEEIGVQAVRAHERISESELNDRLASLTDDIPTLRRYLVVHGVLDRSVDGSSYWRAATAERGESGSSDRRGV from the coding sequence ATGAGTGACGTTCGCGCAATGCTGGCCTGCCTGGCTAACGAGGAAGTTGCCCGCTTGTTCGCCTCGCTCGTGCTCGCCAATGGACCAGAGCAAAGCCTCTCTCCCGCTCGCAAGGAGAAGGCCATGAAATCGCTCGTACAGAGCGGTCTCATCACTACTGATGATTCCGCTGCAGGCCGACTGAACGTCGTCGAGATCCGGGCGGCACTAGCAGCGCTACGAAGCGCAACGTCAGACGGCGCCTCGCCGTGGCTCGATGAGAACGGGCGCATCAAGCGGTTTCCTCGTCGCCCCGCCGAGCGAGCAGAGTTCCTCGAGGAAATCGGAGTACAGGCGGTCCGAGCTCACGAGCGAATCTCGGAATCCGAGCTGAACGACCGGCTTGCCTCGCTCACCGACGACATCCCGACATTGCGGCGATACCTCGTCGTGCACGGTGTTCTGGATCGCAGCGTTGATGGCTCAAGCTATTGGCGGGCAGCCACGGCCGAGCGCGGTGAGTCTGGCTCGTCCGACCGCCGCGGCGTTTGA
- a CDS encoding FhaA domain-containing protein, translated as MGLLDSFEKGLERAVNSAFAKTFRSGIQPVEIASALRREADTKAAVVSRDRIIAPNSYVVRLSADDAERMRGLGGALTDELLALLTKHATSQGYSFAGPLAINLEADEKVATGTVRVNSGSVEGRVSWQAVIDVDGRRHAITRARTVIGRGSDADITIADAGSSRKHVEILWDGERAMMRDLGSTNGTKVNGQKLREAALPTDTTITIGRTDLVFRIVPVAAPSRPAPRGDDATRAFGALG; from the coding sequence GTGGGACTACTTGACAGCTTTGAGAAGGGTCTCGAGCGCGCAGTGAACAGCGCGTTCGCGAAGACCTTCCGCAGCGGCATTCAGCCCGTGGAGATCGCTTCTGCGCTGCGGCGCGAAGCCGATACGAAGGCGGCTGTCGTGAGCCGCGATCGCATCATCGCGCCCAACAGCTACGTCGTGCGCCTGAGCGCGGACGATGCGGAGCGGATGCGCGGGCTCGGCGGCGCCCTGACCGATGAGCTGCTCGCGCTGCTGACCAAGCACGCCACCTCGCAGGGATACAGCTTCGCCGGGCCGCTCGCGATCAACCTCGAAGCCGACGAGAAGGTCGCCACCGGCACCGTGCGCGTGAACTCGGGTTCGGTCGAGGGACGCGTCAGCTGGCAGGCCGTGATCGACGTCGATGGTCGCCGCCACGCGATCACCCGCGCCCGGACGGTCATCGGTCGCGGCTCGGATGCCGACATCACCATCGCGGATGCCGGGTCGAGCCGTAAGCACGTCGAGATCCTTTGGGACGGCGAGCGCGCCATGATGCGCGACCTCGGGTCCACCAACGGCACGAAGGTCAACGGCCAGAAGCTGCGCGAGGCCGCCCTCCCCACCGACACCACCATCACGATCGGACGCACCGACCTGGTGTTCCGCATCGTCCCCGTGGCCGCCCCGTCGCGCCCTGCGCCTCGCGGTGACGACGCCACCCGAGCGTTCGGAGCCCTCGGTTGA
- a CDS encoding FHA domain-containing protein FhaB/FipA yields the protein MSELILLLLRIGFLVLMWFFVFGVVYSLRADLFGVRVRKLPAEATTGASAPAPTPAPTSKPASSRPSTGPATVATAKRLVITSGPKAGLELPLSADSLTIGRSSESALVIRDDYTSSHHARLMLRGDAWAIQDLDSTNGTYVAGQRVSGSPVALSLGTPIKVGATTFELRA from the coding sequence TTGAGTGAACTGATCCTCCTTCTCCTCCGCATCGGGTTCCTGGTCCTGATGTGGTTCTTCGTGTTCGGGGTCGTGTACTCGCTCCGGGCCGACCTGTTCGGGGTGCGCGTGCGCAAGCTCCCGGCCGAGGCGACCACGGGAGCATCCGCCCCCGCACCGACACCGGCGCCCACGTCGAAGCCGGCATCGTCGCGGCCCTCGACCGGTCCGGCCACGGTCGCGACGGCCAAGCGCCTCGTGATCACGTCTGGCCCGAAGGCGGGGCTCGAGCTTCCGCTGAGCGCCGACTCCCTCACGATCGGTCGTTCCAGCGAGTCCGCCCTGGTGATCCGCGACGACTACACGTCCAGCCACCACGCCCGGCTCATGCTCCGCGGCGACGCCTGGGCGATCCAGGACCTCGACTCCACCAACGGCACCTACGTCGCGGGCCAGCGCGTGAGCGGATCGCCCGTCGCCCTCTCGCTCGGCACACCCATCAAGGTGGGCGCCACGACCTTCGAGCTGCGAGCCTGA